The genome window TGTTGAGGTCTCCTTCGATTTCCAATGCCGGGAACTTGTTCGGCACCACGCGCACCCGCCAGCCTTCCTGATTGGCGGGCGTGCCGGGTTTTCGATAGGCCAGGATCTCTCCGGGCGTGGCGTCTTCGTTCCCTGCGCAAAACGGGCAATACCCCCCGGAACGCATCCGGGACGTCGTCTCAAAATCGTGCGGGCGCTTGGCGCGGCTCTTCGCCACGATTACCCAGCGGCCAACGATAGGGTCTTTGCGTAAATCCGGCATAGTTGAAGTGAGTCAGTCGTTGTTTGTTGAATCAAGTGATGAGTGCGGAGTGATGAGTCAGGAAAACCGCCATCGCGGAGCATTTACTCATCACTCCGCACTCATCACTTCCTCCTCACGCTTGCCACATCACCAACTCAAACTCCGGCGATGGGACCGTGGTTTCGATGGCGCCTTCCACCGGCGAGCGCTCCAGTGATTGTTCGGTTTGCAGCAGTTCCAGGTAAAACTGCACCGGGTCGTCGGTCGAGAGGCCCAGCGTTTGGAGCGGGATGGCCATTTCGACGATGCGATCGGTCGATGCGGCCACGCCGGACTCCGCCACCGGGACGTCCTGGTGATACAACTGCAAAATCGGTTCCGCCCAGTCGGGGTGCGAAATAATCAGTTCGAACCCTTCTGGCTGCAGGAAGACGAGCCGCAATGCGGAGACGTCGGCTAATTGCTCCCGGGCGATGCCGCCGCGCAAATCACAGCGGACGAGCAACCGCTTGGTGTCGAAACCGAAGCGGAGATCGGTAATTCGGCTGTCGGTTTGCATCGACATCGTGCCGCGCGAGCCGCTGGCGCGGTAATGCCCGGCGTTGAGCCACTCGAAGTAGGTCTGCCGGCCGTCGACTTTCACCGACAGCAGGCCGGTTGGTTCGCTGTGCATGCGGGCCTGCTGATGCCCTTGGCTAATCGGGCGCAGCAAGTCCGTGGGAATCTGGTCGCCGAGCACTTGGTAGATGTTTTGCAGGTGCTTACGAAACAGGCGATCGAAGACCGCGTCTTGCGCACTGGAATGCGAGTCGCCGAACCACCAGAACCAATCACTTCCTTCGGCGATGTACATTTCGCGCCAAGCAAGTTGCAACTGTTCGGCGGTTTTTTCTCCGCTGGCCTCGGCCTGTTTCAGGTGATGCCGCGTCTCGAACAGCAAGTCCCAAGCGCGGTTGCACTCGTGGTGGCCGATCCAGATCCCGAAGTTGTGCTGAATCCAACTGCCGGGAAACAGGTGCCCGATCTTGTCGGTGGCCGGGTGGCGGTCGATGTAATCGCAGACGCGCGTCGGCGTGATCTTGGGATGCGACGCCACGCGGCGATACAGCTGGCGCAGGAAATCGACGCCAGCGTTGTGGTAATACTCCCAGCAGTTCTCGCCGTCGAGAATGATGTTGACCAACGATGGGCGATGCCCCGCGTTTTCGTGCGTGGCGTTGCCGATGGCTTCCAGTTTGCCGATGAAATCGTTGACCGCGTGATCGGTGTGAAACCGCTGATAGTGGAAGCCGATCTGATCGCTCATGGCGTGATCGCGGAAGACGATCTGGAGGTCTTTGCCCCCTTGTTCGAGCTTCCAAGGGCGATACAGCATGTGCGGATTGCGCAGGTAGCCGTGACCATCGCGGGAGAC of Planctomycetia bacterium contains these proteins:
- a CDS encoding glycoside hydrolase family 57 protein, with the protein product MHDVSLAIIWHQHQPYYPDDIGQDNPMPWVRLHATKDYWGMAMLLKEIPEFHCTINLVPSLLAQLLAYLEGHEDHHLRVSRLPADGLAEADMHYLLDNFFMVHPDHMIRPYARYHELYRKRGMGVDGAARAAKRFNRQDIIDLQVWSNLTWIHPLAFEQDKELRAFREQGKQWTEEEKAWLLKKQMALLAEVVPLHRELMERGQLELTTTPFYHPILPLLWDKRQARRAMPDVHLPKHLDGYAEDAQKHIEMAVAYHEEHFGCKPRGMWPSEGSVCEPMIGSVAKAGIDWIATDEEILSCSTDGWVSRDGHGYLRNPHMLYRPWKLEQGGKDLQIVFRDHAMSDQIGFHYQRFHTDHAVNDFIGKLEAIGNATHENAGHRPSLVNIILDGENCWEYYHNAGVDFLRQLYRRVASHPKITPTRVCDYIDRHPATDKIGHLFPGSWIQHNFGIWIGHHECNRAWDLLFETRHHLKQAEASGEKTAEQLQLAWREMYIAEGSDWFWWFGDSHSSAQDAVFDRLFRKHLQNIYQVLGDQIPTDLLRPISQGHQQARMHSEPTGLLSVKVDGRQTYFEWLNAGHYRASGSRGTMSMQTDSRITDLRFGFDTKRLLVRCDLRGGIAREQLADVSALRLVFLQPEGFELIISHPDWAEPILQLYHQDVPVAESGVAASTDRIVEMAIPLQTLGLSTDDPVQFYLELLQTEQSLERSPVEGAIETTVPSPEFELVMWQA